The DNA sequence GTCAGAACGTGGACGCATACGAGTTCGCGGGTTCGTACGACGCCAACTCAATCATGCCGGGCGCGACGGAACTGACGGCAATCAAGATCACTGTGGCCAGGAGCGATGACCTCAGCGTCGGAGACACCGTGACCGTCCGCGTGCCGGTCGGCCTCCTGCCCGTGTATGACAAGCGTGTCACTCTCGACGAGAACGGCGACCCGAAGAGCATCGCCTCTTTCGTCTCGCACCCCTTGCACGTCTACTACAAGGTGGCACCGAAGAGCGCAGTGCTCGAGTTCCTCGCAAACCCCGTCCCAACTGACCCAGGCGCTGAGCACTTGTTGTCCGCTGCCGAACGGGTTGCGTTGACCAATTACATCTCCGGGAACTCTGTTGACGGCAAGGTACGGTTCTATTCGAACGCCTACAACGACGGCGCCGCGGAAGGACTCACCACTGCCTCCTTCACGCCGTCGCTCCGCAACGACTTCTATCGCATCTCGGCTGCGTCGCCGCTCTTCATGGACGCGCAGGTGAGCGAGCCGCTCACGCAAGCCGACTGGGGAGACCGGAGTACCCCGGTCTACTACCAGGATGTCGTTTACACACGCCCCGACGGAACGACGCCAGAACGGACGCTTCTGACGATCGGCACAACGATCGGCGACCTGCGGGATGCGGGATTCAACCCGACCGCGGCGCAGGGACAGATCGTCGCGCCCGCCGGCCTGCTTGACATCGGCGCCGAACGCATCCAGAGCCTCGACTATGACAAGTGCTCGAATGCCACTTGGGATTACGATGCTCCCACCTGTGTCGGTGGTTCGGGAAACAACACCGGGACCGCGACCTCTGTGCGCACGACGCGCAGTGCGATCACGTCGACAAGTGGGCCCGACGGCGTCGTCACCGTCGCGCTCGGTAATAACGGAACGCTCGACTACCCGGCGCCGGGAACCCTACGGGTGTCGAAGTCTGTTGTGTTCGACGAGAGCGCTGGCCTTCACCCGCAGGCCTCGACGCCGTTCACGTTCCAGCTCGATGTGGCCCGGTCGGAGGAAGCGGCGCAGGACGACGAGGCGCCGTTGGCAGAATCGTTCCTGGCGTCGGTTTATCGCAGCGATCACTCGCTCGACCGCAACATCATAGTCGAGAACCATGATCAGTTCACCCTGTTCGCGGACGAGTACGCGATCTTCTACGGGCTCCCTGCAGGGGCCGAGTACGTCGTGACCGAAGTCGAGTCTGAGATTCCTCCGGGGTATTACCTCGAGAGTCCGGATGGCCCGCCTGCAGGTGTGATTCCCTCTCCGCCGGCGAGCGGGAGTTCAGCGGACTTCGTCAACCGCTACGAACCTGCGAGTGCCGTTTCCGATGGGCCATCGGTCCAAAAGGTTATTGAGGGTCGCAGTTGGCGCGAAGACGACACCTTCCAATTCTCTCTGTGCGATGAGGTGCAGACCTGTAGGACTGTTGACGTAACGAGCGGCGCAGCCGTCTCGTTCCCGCCGATCGAGTTCGAGTCAGCGGGCGAGTACGCCTACACGATCTACGAGCGCGACGATTATGCTGTGGACCCGGCGCTCTCGTTCTCTTCGGCGGCCTACTCGTGGGTGGTGACGGTCTCGGATGAAGGCGACGGCGTGCTGCACGCGTCCGCCGTGCTCACCCCAGTCCGCGACGACGACGGCACCGTTCTCTCCCCTGCCTCGGCAGTGGACGTCGCTTCCTTTGTCAACACGTGGGACGACGGTGAGGTGGGCGGCACGCTGCAGGCGACGAAGCAGGTCAATGACCTCACGAGCTCTGATGGCACCGTATGGCGGAGCCCGACGCTGGCGCATGAATTTCTCTACAAGTCCCTCGGCGCCGATCTCGAGAAGCCGCCGGGCGACCGCACTGGCGTCGAGGGACCGTCGTTCGGGGAGAAGGGAATCGTAGTCACGAATGTGCCGGGTCAGAGTATCGTCCACTCGCCACGCCTGTCGTTCACCGCAATTCACGCGGGACACACATTCTACTACTCGGTAGAGGAAGTGGACCCGAACGATTCGGACTCTTTCGTCTCCTACGACGCGCGCGTCTACTTCTATGCAATTCGCGTGGCTCTGGAAGATCTGGGTGAGACGCCGGATGGAGCAGAGGGGCCAATGGACCTCACAGCGTTCTCTGAGCGTTGTGTGACGACGAAGGACGAGATCAGTGAGGCGAGTCCCTACGGTGAGTGTGATCCAGGTCCCGGCACGTACGGCGTCGACGTCCCTGCGGCATTCGAGAACACCTATGACGCGGGCGAGGCATCGGCCAATATCACGGGCACAAAGTCGCTTGTCGGGCGCGAATGGGCGGACGGCGAGGAGTTCACGTTCACGCTCGAAGCATGCGACGCGTTGACCGAGGCTGCGCTTGACGACGGGACGGTGACGATCCCTGAGGTTCAGGTGACGGCCTCGGCGACGGGAGTGGCAGACGCGCGATTCGCCTTCGAATCACTGACGTTTGCGAAGCAGGGCACGTACACGTTCTGTGTCCGAGAGGTCGCCCCAACTGACGACGGCAGTGGGATGGTCTACGACCGGGATCCTGTGACATACACGGTCAAGGTCACGAACCCCGATGACGCCGGAGACGCGAACCTCGCGGTTGAGGTCACGGCGAGCGGGACGAAGCAGGGATTCGTCAACACGTACATCCCAAGCCCGGCGACGGCCACACCGACGTTCAGGAAGGTGCTCCAGGGACGCGCGTGGTCGGCGTCCGACGTTTTCATCTTTGATCTGAAGGCCCAAGAAGGAGCGCCACTGCCAGCGAGGACGGAGGTGACAGTGGACTCGGGCGCGGGGGCGACGCCGTTTGGCTTCGGTGACATCACTTTCCACGCGAAGGGCACCTACACCTACACGGTGACGGAACGAACACCCGTCCCCGCGCCGTCATGGATGGATTATGCGGACCCCATCACGGTGACGATCGTGGTCGAGGACGATGGGATCGGCGCCTTGTCGATCACGAGCATCGAGTACTCAAACTCGACTGGGGCGTTCGTCAACACGTACTCGGCGAGCCTTCCGTGGCGGCTCGACCTCACAAAGTCGCTCGTAGGCCGGCCAATGAGCGCTGGGGAGTTCGAGTTCACCGTGACGCCGCAGGACGCGGCAACGATCAGCCGTTTCGGCGCCGAGCCTGGAGCACCGGTGCCAACTCTGCTGAGCGCAGCGAACACGCCCGTGACGATGACGGGCCTGGTCGCGACGTTCACGCAAGACGACATCGGCGCGCGGTACTGCTGGGACGTCAGAGAGGTGGTGCCGCCAGCACCGCTCCCCGGCGTCACTTACGACGGAGTGCTGTACGTCGTCTGCACAGTGGTCGCTGACCGCGGCGAAGGAGTGCTCGCTGCGGAGACGACCGTCGCGGGGTACGGCGGCGTGAGTGGCGGCAGCACCGTGACCTCCACGGTGACCACCACGGACCCCGAGCCTCATTGGCCGGTCGCGACGTTCGCCAACACCTTCCACCCCTCGTCCTGGTCGCTGGCTAAGTCGAGCAACCCGGCGGACCGCGCGGTTGATCGCGGCGGACTCATCACCTACACGGTGACTGCCACCAACACGGGCGGCGAGGGCGCAGAGCCCCCCACCGGCCTCGTCATCACCGACGACCTGAGCGGAGTGCTGGATGGGGACAACGCGACCTTCGTCGAGTTCCTCGAACCATATTCAGGCACGGCGTCGTTCGATCCGATCCACCAGAGCATCACGTGGGTGTTTGGATCGCTCGCTGACCAGGAGAGCCTCACGTACACCGTTCGGGTCAGTGAGAAGGCTTACGGCGTGACGTTGCGCAACGTCGTCACTGGCACGGCCAGCGGCAGCCCGGAGACTGTGGAAGACGACCTCCCGCCAACCACGTGTGCGGCGGGCACTCCCTTCGACGAAATCGGCGCCGAGTGCATGACGGAGCACGTGACGGATCCGACGTGGTCGTTGAAGAAGACGAGTAGCGACAACGATGGCAAGGCAGAGCCCGGCCAGCTCATTGTCTACGCGGTGGAGGCCGCGCCGGTCGGAGGAAGCGTCGACGGTCTGACCGATCTGGTCGTCACCGATGACCTGTCCGACGTGCTCGGCGACGGCAAGGCGACCTTCGTGGAGGTGCTCGACCACCAGGACGCGGCGAAGCTCAGCGAAGACGGCATGACGCTCGTGTGGAGGATCGACAAGCTCACCGAGCCCACCGTGCTCCACTACTCGGTGCAGGTCGCCGACGACGCCTACGGCGTGTCGCTGCGCAACGTGGTCACAGGCTCGGGCGGCACGGATCGCGACGAGGACGGCGAGGGCGACTTCCCTCCGATGTCGTGCGCCGAAGGAACCCCGAACGCGTTGCTGGTCGAAGAGTGCATCACCACGCACGCTACGGACCCGGTCTGGCGGCTGAGCAAGACGAGCACCGACACCACCGGCACGGTGGCGCCCGGATCGAGGATCACCTTCACGGTGACCGCCTCGGCGATCGGCGAGGAGTATGCGACGGTGCCGGGCGTCGTCGTCACGGATGACCTGTCCGACCTGCTGACGCACGCGACGCTCATCGATGGTTCGATCACGGCGAGCAGAGGCTCCGCGAAGGTCGCGGACGACGGGCAGAGCATCGAGTGGAGCGTTGGCGCCCTCACCCGTGAGGCGACCTTGACGTACACCGTCATCGTCGACGCCGACGCCTACGGAGTCACGCTGCGCAATGTCGTCACCGGCATGGGCGGGGTGGACCCCGACGAGCCGGGCGACCCCGTCCCGCCCGAGACCTGCGTTGACGGTGTCGAGGTCGAAGACCTTGATGAGGTGTGCGTGACCGTCCACACGATCGACCCGACCTGGTCGCTGACCAAGTCGAGTGACGACCAGGACGGCAAGGCCGATCGCGGCCAGGTCATCACCTACGCGCTGACCGCCACACCCCTCGGCGAGGACATCGACGGTCTGACCGACCTGGTCGTCACCGATGACCTGTCCGACGTGCTCGGCGACGGCAAGGCGACCTTCGTGGAGGTGCTCGACCACCAGGACGCGGTCACGCGCAGCGACGACGGCATGACGCTTGAGTGGAGGATCGACAAGCTCGCCGAGCCCACCGTGCTCCACTACTCGGTGCGGATCGCCGACGACGCCTATGGCGTCACGCTGCGCAATGTCATCACGGGCACGGGAGGCGCCGGCAGGCTCCCGCCGACGTCGTGCGCGGCGCCTGACCTCATGCAGCCGCTGCTGTTCGACGCGGTCGCGCTGCTCGAGCCCGAGGCGACGTTCGTCGACCCCGCCTGCTCGACGACGCACGCGACGGCCCCGGCCCCGCCGAAGCTCCCGGTCACACCTCAGGGCATCGTGTCGCTGCCCCGCACCGGTGCGACAGTCGGCGTGCTGCTGCTTGTCGCGGGCGCGCTCGTGGGGATTGGGTACCCGCTGGCGCGACGGAGGGAGGACGACGCCGCCGTCTGACACGAAACTCTGGGCGGCGGGGGCCTCGCGCATCACGCGCCGGGCCCCCGCCGCGTCATTGTGTCGATGCGGAGACCCAGCGACGGCGCCTCCCGCCTCGTGGTGATCACGTGTCTGCAGCGAGCCGACGGGCCACGGCGGGCTCCGGAGAATCTGGTGCTGCGCGCGTCACGTGCGTGAGGCGTGCCGCGCGGCTCACCTCGTGCGACGCATGAGGGCTGACATCATGTCAGCAACACACCCGACATGTTGTGCCTACTGGCCCTGCGGACCACTAGATGTTGTGGTACTTCTTGAACCACACGGCGGTGATTCACCGCCCTCTCACCGCGAAGGACGCACACATGGGCCGCAGCATCGACGTCGCCTCGACGATCGGGGAGTACCTGGACCGCTCGGACTGGCGCGTGCGCGCCAACGCCAACCAGGGCTTCTCGCTCGGCGGCCTGATCCTCAACGTGGCCGGCAAGGTGACGGCGAACTACTGGCTCGACGAGGTCTACGAGCCCGAGCTCGGCGAGGCCCACCGCTCGGGCGCCATCCACGTGCACGACCTGGACGTGCTGGGTGGCTACTGCGCCGGATGGTCGCTGCGCCAGCTCCTGCAGGAGGGCTTCGGCGGCGTCCCCGGCAAGATCGACTCAGGCCCCGCCAAGCACTTCTCCAGCGCGCTGGGCCAGGTGGTCAACTTCCTCGGCACGCTGCAGAACGAGTGGGCCGGCGCCCAGGCGTTCTCAAGCTTCGACACCCTCATGGCGCCCTACGTGCGCCGCGACGGCCTGACCTACCCCGAGGTGGTCCAGGGCATCCAGGAGCTCGTCCACAACCTCAACGTGCCCTCGCGCTGGGGCACCCAGACGCCGTTCACCAACCTGACGTTCGACCTGGTCTGCCCGGACGACTTCAAGGACCAGCACCCCATCATCGGTGAGGAGGTGGCCGACTTCACCTACGGCGACCTCGCGCCCGAGATGGCGATGATCAACGAGGCGTTCGTCGAGGTCATGACGGCCGGCGACGCCGCGGGGCGGGCCTTCACCTTCCCGATCCCCACGTACAACATCACCAAGGACTTTGACTGGGACGCCCCGGTCGCCGACAAGATCTTCGCGATGACGGCCAAGTACGGCACGCCCTACTTCCAGAACTTCGTGAATTCCGAGCTCAACCCGGGCGACGTGCGCTCGATGTGCTGCCGGCTGCAGCTCGACCTGCGCGAGCTGCTCAAGCGCGGCAACGGCCTGTTCGGCTCGGGCGAGCAGACGGGCTCGATCGGCGTCGTCACGCTCAACATGGCCCGGCTCGGGTTCGTGCACACCGGATCGTGGAGCGACCTGCTCGCGGCGCTCGACCACCTCATCGAGATCTCGGTCGACTCGCTGGAGACCAAGCGCGTGGCCGTGCAGCGGCTCATGGACGACGGCCTGTTCCCGTACACCAAGCGCTACCTGGGCACGCTCGACTCGCACTTCT is a window from the Xylanimonas ulmi genome containing:
- a CDS encoding ribonucleoside triphosphate reductase → MGRSIDVASTIGEYLDRSDWRVRANANQGFSLGGLILNVAGKVTANYWLDEVYEPELGEAHRSGAIHVHDLDVLGGYCAGWSLRQLLQEGFGGVPGKIDSGPAKHFSSALGQVVNFLGTLQNEWAGAQAFSSFDTLMAPYVRRDGLTYPEVVQGIQELVHNLNVPSRWGTQTPFTNLTFDLVCPDDFKDQHPIIGEEVADFTYGDLAPEMAMINEAFVEVMTAGDAAGRAFTFPIPTYNITKDFDWDAPVADKIFAMTAKYGTPYFQNFVNSELNPGDVRSMCCRLQLDLRELLKRGNGLFGSGEQTGSIGVVTLNMARLGFVHTGSWSDLLAALDHLIEISVDSLETKRVAVQRLMDDGLFPYTKRYLGTLDSHFSTIGVNGVNEMIRNFTGDREDITTPAGRLMALEVLDHVRARMVEAQERTGHLYNLEATPAEGTTYRFAKEDRRRFPGILQAGTDAEPYYTNSSQLPVSFTDDPFEALEQQEELQTKYTGGTVLHLYMGERVSDAQACKALVRRSLESFRLPYITVTPTFSVCEVHGYLTGEQHACPTCGRGTEVWTRVMGYLRPVSSFNTGKQGEYHERVTFREPAFA
- a CDS encoding Spy0128 family protein; the protein is MAAILALALVGTGAVAVAGPEEMVGAAAADDPSTSTERPDHLATPEKLVDPETHHEYPGAKDPDYYAISSQGPGRIWTDKTVFKNDVPVPPGMEGEEDPGPLVVGPDELAVALSAVGSTRHVMSSVPVPIDVVLVLDNSYSMRQCVGNTETCDETGATTAPRSWLNSRAYAMVDAVNSAISIIQADNDANKVALVLFGNNAEVLEGLAPPTKIKDSEAYISLTRGSGGALTLQTATQTRTVGTQGGTQSTNIQRGVTTGMGLLANPSEPVTGLNQRVPNVILFTDGEPTLSATSPSWWNPTDDGTHGPSAPATQNNPAQYYGNGFKAALAASLLKEKIRAAYNDDDYNRAHGVNGVESSVYTVGLGIPGLIGQGQDLAYATLDPAMKREDVVQNDMDRSFSGALDQYLSGVEPFSVLVDRRNNSNVDYPVTHPTDEDYSSFDLERVSDFAYNTDFFAPVTTDDLKDSFEEIAETIVDAAPNFPVAVGSDGANADGYVTFIDQLGSYMHVTDMSRIAFCSFDDRAMEEAEPGDVETDCVATTFTVKSSVQQSQNVDAYEFAGSYDANSIMPGATELTAIKITVARSDDLSVGDTVTVRVPVGLLPVYDKRVTLDENGDPKSIASFVSHPLHVYYKVAPKSAVLEFLANPVPTDPGAEHLLSAAERVALTNYISGNSVDGKVRFYSNAYNDGAAEGLTTASFTPSLRNDFYRISAASPLFMDAQVSEPLTQADWGDRSTPVYYQDVVYTRPDGTTPERTLLTIGTTIGDLRDAGFNPTAAQGQIVAPAGLLDIGAERIQSLDYDKCSNATWDYDAPTCVGGSGNNTGTATSVRTTRSAITSTSGPDGVVTVALGNNGTLDYPAPGTLRVSKSVVFDESAGLHPQASTPFTFQLDVARSEEAAQDDEAPLAESFLASVYRSDHSLDRNIIVENHDQFTLFADEYAIFYGLPAGAEYVVTEVESEIPPGYYLESPDGPPAGVIPSPPASGSSADFVNRYEPASAVSDGPSVQKVIEGRSWREDDTFQFSLCDEVQTCRTVDVTSGAAVSFPPIEFESAGEYAYTIYERDDYAVDPALSFSSAAYSWVVTVSDEGDGVLHASAVLTPVRDDDGTVLSPASAVDVASFVNTWDDGEVGGTLQATKQVNDLTSSDGTVWRSPTLAHEFLYKSLGADLEKPPGDRTGVEGPSFGEKGIVVTNVPGQSIVHSPRLSFTAIHAGHTFYYSVEEVDPNDSDSFVSYDARVYFYAIRVALEDLGETPDGAEGPMDLTAFSERCVTTKDEISEASPYGECDPGPGTYGVDVPAAFENTYDAGEASANITGTKSLVGREWADGEEFTFTLEACDALTEAALDDGTVTIPEVQVTASATGVADARFAFESLTFAKQGTYTFCVREVAPTDDGSGMVYDRDPVTYTVKVTNPDDAGDANLAVEVTASGTKQGFVNTYIPSPATATPTFRKVLQGRAWSASDVFIFDLKAQEGAPLPARTEVTVDSGAGATPFGFGDITFHAKGTYTYTVTERTPVPAPSWMDYADPITVTIVVEDDGIGALSITSIEYSNSTGAFVNTYSASLPWRLDLTKSLVGRPMSAGEFEFTVTPQDAATISRFGAEPGAPVPTLLSAANTPVTMTGLVATFTQDDIGARYCWDVREVVPPAPLPGVTYDGVLYVVCTVVADRGEGVLAAETTVAGYGGVSGGSTVTSTVTTTDPEPHWPVATFANTFHPSSWSLAKSSNPADRAVDRGGLITYTVTATNTGGEGAEPPTGLVITDDLSGVLDGDNATFVEFLEPYSGTASFDPIHQSITWVFGSLADQESLTYTVRVSEKAYGVTLRNVVTGTASGSPETVEDDLPPTTCAAGTPFDEIGAECMTEHVTDPTWSLKKTSSDNDGKAEPGQLIVYAVEAAPVGGSVDGLTDLVVTDDLSDVLGDGKATFVEVLDHQDAAKLSEDGMTLVWRIDKLTEPTVLHYSVQVADDAYGVSLRNVVTGSGGTDRDEDGEGDFPPMSCAEGTPNALLVEECITTHATDPVWRLSKTSTDTTGTVAPGSRITFTVTASAIGEEYATVPGVVVTDDLSDLLTHATLIDGSITASRGSAKVADDGQSIEWSVGALTREATLTYTVIVDADAYGVTLRNVVTGMGGVDPDEPGDPVPPETCVDGVEVEDLDEVCVTVHTIDPTWSLTKSSDDQDGKADRGQVITYALTATPLGEDIDGLTDLVVTDDLSDVLGDGKATFVEVLDHQDAVTRSDDGMTLEWRIDKLAEPTVLHYSVRIADDAYGVTLRNVITGTGGAGRLPPTSCAAPDLMQPLLFDAVALLEPEATFVDPACSTTHATAPAPPKLPVTPQGIVSLPRTGATVGVLLLVAGALVGIGYPLARRREDDAAV